The following proteins are encoded in a genomic region of Nomascus leucogenys isolate Asia chromosome 17, Asia_NLE_v1, whole genome shotgun sequence:
- the SNRPD2 gene encoding small nuclear ribonucleoprotein Sm D2, protein MSLLNKPKSEMTPEELQKREEEEFNTGPLSVLTQSVKNNTQVLINCRNNKKLLGRVKAFDRHCNMVLENVKEMWTEVPKSGKGKKKSKPVNKDRYISKMFLRGDSVIVVLRNPLIAGK, encoded by the exons AT GAGCCTCCTCAACAAGCCCAAGAGTGAGATGACCCCAGAGGAGCTGCAGAAGCGAGAGGAGGAGGAATTTAACACTGGTCCACTCTCTGTGCTCACACAGTCAGTCAAGAACAACACCCAAGTGCTCATCAACTGCCGCAACAATAAGAAACTCCTGGGCCGCGTGAAGGCCTTCGATAG GCACTGCAACATGGTGCTGGAGAACGTGAAGGAGATGTGGACTGAGGTACCCAAGAGCGGCAAGGGCAAGAAGAAGTCCAAGCCAGTCAACAAAGACCGCTACATCTCCAAGATGTTCCTGCGCGGGGACTCGGTCATCGTGGTCCTGCGGAACCCGCTCATCGCCGGCAAGTAG